A genomic segment from Sphingopyxis sp. DBS4 encodes:
- a CDS encoding serine hydrolase domain-containing protein encodes MVTNLQISGHGDARFVAVQKAFEQNFTERGDIGAAFCLIIGDQVAVDLRGGWRDAARTRPWEADTVVNLWSTTKGIGAICFAILADRGLMAYDDLVADHWPAFAANGKQHVTIAMLLSHQAGLSGFASAASVADLLAGSAAADRLAAQAPLWAPGSGSGYHAISIGILATELFRRIEGRSLKAFVRDEIADGLGLDIAIGLAPAEEGRRAEIIAPPELSSADIGQLTAPQIAALANPPLDPLLPNSPAWREADLVSANGHSNAAALARLYARFASGQVSARTLAAATAPQIEGVDLVLGVPARWAAGFLLNADGIYGPNQAAFGHSGWGGSFAFADPTAGLAMSYTMNRMGTLLRDDPRDLALIEAVYSCL; translated from the coding sequence ATGGTCACGAACCTTCAGATTTCCGGCCATGGCGACGCGCGTTTCGTCGCCGTGCAGAAGGCTTTCGAGCAGAATTTCACCGAACGCGGCGATATCGGCGCGGCGTTCTGCCTGATCATCGGCGACCAGGTGGCCGTCGACCTTCGAGGCGGCTGGCGCGATGCCGCGCGCACCCGTCCATGGGAAGCCGATACCGTCGTCAACCTGTGGTCGACGACCAAGGGCATCGGGGCGATCTGCTTTGCCATTCTCGCCGACCGGGGCCTCATGGCCTATGACGACCTCGTCGCGGACCACTGGCCCGCCTTTGCGGCGAACGGCAAGCAGCATGTGACGATCGCGATGCTGCTGTCGCATCAGGCGGGCCTCAGCGGCTTCGCGTCGGCCGCGAGCGTCGCCGACCTGCTGGCGGGGTCCGCGGCGGCCGACCGGCTCGCGGCGCAAGCCCCCTTATGGGCGCCCGGATCGGGGTCGGGCTATCATGCGATCAGCATCGGCATCCTCGCCACCGAGCTTTTCCGGCGCATCGAGGGCCGTTCGCTCAAGGCCTTCGTTCGGGACGAAATCGCCGACGGGCTCGGCCTGGATATTGCGATCGGCCTTGCCCCCGCCGAAGAGGGCCGCCGCGCCGAGATCATCGCGCCTCCCGAACTCAGCTCGGCCGACATCGGCCAGCTCACGGCGCCGCAGATCGCCGCGCTGGCGAATCCGCCACTCGATCCACTGCTCCCCAACTCCCCCGCCTGGCGCGAGGCGGACCTCGTGTCGGCAAACGGTCATTCCAACGCCGCCGCACTCGCCCGGCTCTATGCGCGCTTCGCGAGCGGTCAGGTGAGCGCCCGCACGCTCGCGGCGGCGACCGCGCCGCAAATCGAGGGCGTCGACCTGGTGCTGGGCGTGCCGGCCCGCTGGGCCGCGGGCTTCCTTCTCAATGCCGACGGCATCTATGGCCCGAACCAGGCCGCATTCGGCCACTCGGGCTGGGGCGGCTCGTTCGCCTTCGCCGATCCGACGGCCGGTCTCGCGATGAGCTATACGATGAACCGCATGGGCACGCTGCTTCGCGACGACCCACGCGATCTGGCGCTGATCGAGGCGGTCTATTCCTGCCTGTGA
- a CDS encoding TonB-dependent receptor — MKAAGTRGAQTSSVAVALAMFATIPGAYAQEAGGGETANEGDIVVTAMKREERLQDVGATIQALSAENIRTARVAEIKDLAAQLPNVDIKETVPGALPTVTIRGIGLDDFSTVSSPAAGIYVDEVPLASPGLMSGNFFDLGRIEVLKGPQGTLYGRNTTAGAVNIVSATPGDSFAAFAKAGYGNFDTFDAEAMLNIPLSDRAQLRLGGKTIQQGRGYWTSSLLEDGAPGRRDLGTRDIWLGRIQLALQPADGLDILLKAEGERSRSEMGVPQFNGTYGKGTPFVPCAPVLQGRLDNKDCVDAYGYQNSHDNPYQGDWVGRFPYNVDQVSLTGKIRYSAGAVDITSITGYIDFSRLYHIDVDATPLQQFDYDEKEDVRQFTQELRIGYRNDLIDLVGGAFYSWDRVVGDNSNYGDDWPLLFLGAASGSGKTNYDQVTRSAALYADGTWHLADKIDLITGIRFTRERRHYAGGTSFITASPLVGVDDTFIDDTIRDSNVTGRIGLNIRPRDGLLLFASVSRGRKSGGFFSGFTNNESQLLPYRPETITAYEVGVKSEFGRAVTLNIAGFYYDYKDPQTFVRFIDPATDLSVQKVGNVDSARVFGTDIDLILRPVRGLTLSGGLGLLDTRLSSFATAAGVIPAGNRLPNAPATSFSGKARYEFDLTPGLRAAIQGDTRYASSAFKEASNDPLIASKSYWLFNARLSVAGEKDGWEVALWGRNLTKERYVVSGVNLASLGIVNRIYNAPRTYGVELSFRY, encoded by the coding sequence ATGAAGGCAGCCGGCACGCGTGGTGCGCAAACCTCTTCTGTCGCGGTCGCGCTGGCGATGTTCGCGACGATCCCGGGCGCATATGCGCAAGAGGCCGGCGGCGGCGAAACCGCGAACGAAGGTGATATCGTCGTCACGGCGATGAAGCGCGAGGAACGCCTTCAGGATGTCGGAGCGACGATCCAGGCGCTGTCCGCCGAAAATATCCGCACCGCGCGCGTCGCCGAAATCAAGGATCTCGCGGCCCAGCTTCCCAATGTCGACATCAAGGAAACCGTTCCCGGCGCGCTTCCGACCGTCACTATTCGCGGAATCGGCCTTGACGATTTCAGCACCGTTTCAAGCCCCGCCGCGGGCATTTACGTCGATGAAGTCCCCCTCGCCTCTCCCGGTCTCATGAGCGGCAATTTCTTCGACCTTGGCCGCATCGAAGTCCTCAAGGGGCCGCAGGGCACGCTTTATGGACGCAATACCACGGCGGGCGCGGTAAACATCGTGTCGGCGACGCCAGGCGACAGCTTCGCCGCTTTCGCAAAGGCGGGATATGGCAATTTCGACACGTTCGACGCCGAGGCAATGCTCAACATCCCGCTATCCGATCGCGCCCAGCTCCGCCTCGGCGGCAAGACGATCCAGCAAGGTCGCGGCTATTGGACCAGTTCGCTGCTGGAGGACGGGGCGCCCGGCCGCCGCGATCTCGGGACACGCGACATCTGGCTCGGCCGCATCCAGCTGGCGCTACAGCCCGCCGACGGGCTCGACATACTGCTCAAGGCCGAAGGCGAGCGCTCGCGATCCGAAATGGGCGTTCCTCAGTTCAACGGCACCTATGGCAAGGGGACACCCTTCGTCCCCTGCGCCCCGGTGCTTCAGGGCCGGCTCGACAACAAGGATTGCGTCGATGCCTATGGCTACCAGAACAGCCACGACAATCCCTATCAGGGCGACTGGGTCGGCCGCTTCCCCTACAATGTCGATCAGGTCAGCCTGACGGGGAAGATCCGCTACAGCGCCGGCGCGGTCGATATCACTTCGATCACCGGCTATATCGATTTTTCGCGCCTCTATCATATCGACGTCGACGCTACGCCCCTGCAGCAGTTCGATTATGACGAGAAGGAGGATGTCCGGCAGTTCACGCAGGAGCTTCGGATCGGTTATCGCAACGATCTGATCGATCTCGTCGGCGGCGCTTTCTATTCGTGGGACCGGGTGGTCGGCGACAACAGCAATTACGGCGACGACTGGCCGCTCCTTTTCCTGGGGGCCGCCAGCGGATCGGGCAAGACAAACTATGACCAGGTCACGCGGTCGGCGGCACTCTATGCCGATGGCACCTGGCACCTTGCCGACAAGATCGACCTGATAACCGGCATCCGCTTCACGCGCGAGCGGCGCCATTATGCGGGCGGGACGAGCTTCATCACCGCGTCGCCGCTCGTCGGCGTCGACGACACGTTCATCGACGACACCATTCGCGACAGCAATGTCACCGGACGAATCGGCCTCAACATCCGCCCGCGCGACGGCCTGCTCCTTTTCGCATCGGTATCGCGCGGTCGGAAAAGCGGTGGTTTCTTCAGCGGCTTCACCAACAACGAGAGCCAGCTCCTGCCCTATCGACCCGAAACCATCACCGCCTATGAAGTCGGCGTGAAGAGCGAGTTCGGTCGCGCGGTCACTCTCAATATCGCGGGCTTTTATTACGACTATAAGGATCCGCAGACCTTCGTCCGCTTCATCGACCCCGCGACCGACCTGTCGGTGCAGAAGGTCGGCAATGTCGACAGCGCTCGCGTGTTCGGGACCGACATCGACCTCATCCTCCGCCCTGTCCGGGGCCTGACCCTGTCGGGCGGCCTCGGACTTCTCGATACGCGCCTGTCGTCCTTCGCCACCGCCGCGGGCGTGATCCCGGCCGGCAACCGTCTTCCCAATGCTCCGGCAACCTCCTTTTCGGGCAAGGCACGCTATGAGTTCGATCTGACGCCCGGTCTGCGCGCGGCGATCCAGGGCGATACCCGCTATGCGTCGTCGGCGTTCAAGGAAGCGTCGAACGATCCGCTGATCGCCTCGAAATCCTATTGGCTGTTCAATGCACGCCTGTCGGTCGCGGGAGAGAAGGACGGATGGGAAGTCGCCCTGTGGGGCCGTAACCTCACCAAGGAACGCTATGTCGTGTCGGGCGTGAACCTCGCCTCGCTCGGCATCGTCAACCGCATCTACAACGCCCCGCGGACTTATGGCGTCGAACTCAGCTTCCGCTATTGA